From Lolium perenne isolate Kyuss_39 chromosome 5, Kyuss_2.0, whole genome shotgun sequence, a single genomic window includes:
- the LOC127300620 gene encoding uncharacterized protein: protein MTVGVLSGDVGGDLAAGGDLASQTSPAKAVLSPSPPWTPLTVQVSPGSFTGSRFWALQVDDAEDSDLDEGIEEEGGDDGSPAGSGRSATYLCRTPVPVQGTDLVEAPSDLNRRQRKRLRRRDEQRMATRSALFFSNCKGMKTTSSMPLGNQKKSDVIKNPILEPSVFLDESQDGWTVVRRRRWSPAFDDNLRDLAMMQNLKISDAGQAGLRALVNNTAGSFGPIQPRKGRSGDLSEDLRDPRIAKVGTNTAGFAFRRILGLAWKKCAAAAPVVPRRRVEVVMNGDGGRGGFNPGRGAFNRGRGGFGGGRGDFGTGGRRGDFANGGGRGGHGNGGDRAGGHGGYGVDRGGYGAARGGFGNPRGGFAQRGRHQGPGRGNYGYGTGRGYQNNFGGAGGGRNFVQGESSTSAGSDFNGNWAGGNGADQRGGNFVSNNNGYGGNYQRWNSGRGGSFVNRNRGQEVEGARRSGIDAELLQQTVQAVVAPVTAATKATEIPVVPVSVVSAGQDPVQVSVDGQCGEVPDAVSKPTDVQREGGPEGSEMIATDKENEVQGASKKKKEDKAGCFRCKKPGHYIDDYPTPYCDICESVHHVTSACHLLNAPKPTAILHGYANEALMFFELACGVFKPKAENPKLAKVTVEGDILTIPEIIEQLKKIVPSEKFIWEVFHLKENIYRVKLPSKLEVQRLKNFGTYICTDKESRLTFDAWSSVEEPLYRLQEVWVWVSGLPSDVRSDYLALWGVGTLFGKTLEVDMAYTRKNKVLRTKIGCLDHRLIPEDSDMFIRRGFYKLRFEVEVEEKLQEVNMVDAVADFDGDNGANQGEGKRGNDHDIDMTNKDNDLAEGSKNNDHDGSSNHNGVDGMQEQCASLEAIQFGSMDTKLASPGNLHDAKNLDQNDFVFSPISHIHFSTLNDNMDVVSHADFLHRGSTSGSAGLSKVSAGRRAVIGQQLPEASLAQQAANDKLQAGRLSPGLKPHAERLSPAGRWIFCAEEGQFSVCTDAIQATEDWHWPISCACAM, encoded by the coding sequence ATGACCGTTGGGGTCCTGTCTGGTGACGTCGGGGGCGATCTCGCTGCCGGCGGAGATCTCGCCTCTCAAACGTCGCCGGCGAAGGCTGTCCTCTCGCCGTCTCCACCATGGACACCATTGACGGTTCAGGTCTCACCGGGGAGTTTCACCGGGAGCCGTTTTTGGGCGTTACAGGTGGACGATGCGGAGGACTCTGACCTCGATGAGGGGATAGAAGAAGAAGGGGGAGATGATGGGTCGCCTGCAGGGTCAGGCAGGTCTGCTACCTATCTCTGCCGCACTCCGGTGCCGGTACAGGGTACGGATCTCGTCGAGGCGCCGTCTGACCTGAATAGGAGACAGAGGAAGCGGCTTCGGAGAAGAGATGAGCAGCGCATGGCAACTCGATCGGCACTCTTTTTCTCTAATTGCAAAGGTATGAAAACGACTTCCTCGATGCCTTTGGGCAATCAGAAGAAATCAGATGTTATCAAGAATCCAATTCTTGAGCCTTCGGTTTTTCTGGATGAAAGTCAGGATGGTTGGACAGTAGTTCGTCGGCGACGTTGGTCGCCGGCGTTCGACGACAACCTCCGAGATCTGGCGATGATGCAAAATTTAAAAATTAGTGATGCGGGCCAAGCCGGGTTGCGGGCTTTGGTCAACAACACTGCTGGTTCCTTCGGCCCAATCCAACCTCGAAAAGGAAGGTCTGGTGATCTGTCGGAAGATTTGCGGGATCCAAGGATAGCCAAAGTCGGAACCAATACCGCGGGTTTTGCGTTTCGTAGAATCTTAGGGCTAGCCTGGAAGAAGTGCGCGGCGGCGGCTCCGGTTGTCCCACGACGCCGAGTCGAGGTCGTCATGAATGGAGATGGTGGCCGGGGCGGTTTTAATCCTGGCCGCGGTGCTTTTAACCGCGGTAGAGGAGGCTTCGGGGGTGGCCGCGGTGACTTTGGCACTGGCGGCCGCCGCGGAGACTTCGCCAATGGGGGTGGCCGTGGTGGCCATGGCAATGGCGGTGACAGGGCTGGTGGACATGGTGGCTACGGCGTTGACAGAGGTGGATACGGTGCTGCTCGCGGTGGTTTTGGTAACCCTCGCGGCGGCTTTGCTCAGCGGGGTCGTCACCAAGGCCCTGGACGTGGAAACTATGGGTATGGTACTGGCCGAGGGTACCAGAACAACTTTGGAGGAGCTGGTGGAGGTAGGAATTTCGTTCAAGGTGAATCCAGTACGTCAGCTGGGTCTGATTTCAATGGAAATTGGGCAGGTGGCAATGGTGCAGATCAGAGGGGAGGAAACTTTGTAAGCAACAATAATGGATATGGTGGAAACTATCAGCGATGGAATTCAGGCCGAGGTGGGTCTTTTGTCAATCGGAACAGGGGACAGGAAGTGGAGGGTGCTAGGCGAAGCGGCATTGACGCTGAGCTTCTACAGCAAACGGTACAGGCAGTGGTGGCGCCAGTTACAGCGGCGACTAAGGCAACCGAGATACCTGTGGTGCCTGTCTCCGTGGTTAGTGCAGGGCAGGATCCAGTACAGGTTTCGGTAGATGGTCAGTGTGGGGAGGTGCCGGATGCGGTATCAAAGCCCACGGATGTGCAGCGAGAAGGAGGGCCAGAGGGTTCTGAGATGATAGCAACAGACAAGGAGAACGAAGTTCAGGGAGCttcgaagaagaaaaaggaagataAAGCTGGTTGTTTTCGGTGTAAGAAACCTGGACACTATATTGATGACTATCCCACACCATACTGTGATATTTGCGAGTCTGTCCATCATGTCACTTCTGCTTGTCATTTGCTCAATGCACCAAAACCAACAGCTATTCTACATGGTTATGCTAATGAGGCTTTGATGTTTTTCGAGCTTGCATGTGGTGTGTTTAAACCAAAGGCAGAAAATCCCAAACTGGCGAAGGTGACAGTTGAGGGAGATATCCTGACTATACCTGAGATTATAGAGCAGCTCAAGAAGATTGTACCATCAGAGAAATttatttgggaggtttttcacctCAAGGAGAATATTTACAGAGTCAAACTTCCTAGTAAATTAGAGGTACAGAGACTGAAGAACTTTGGCACATATATCTGTACAGACAAGGAGTCTCGCTTGACATTTGATGCCTGGTCTTCTGTGGAAGAGCCTCTTTATAGGCTTCAGGAGGTTTGGGTATGGGTGTCTGGTTTGCCATCGGATGTTAGATCAGATTACCTTGCCTTATGGGGAGTTGGAACTTTATTTGGGAAGACATTGGAGGTGGATATGGCTTATACGCGAAAAAATAAAGTGCTCCGGACCAAGATTGGCTGTCTAGATCATAGACTTATTCCAGAAGATAGTGATATGTTTATCAGGAGGGGATTTTATAAATTACGTTTTGAGGTAGAAGTTGAGGAAAAGTTGCAAGAAGTCAATATGGTAGATGCTGTAGCTGATTTTGATGGTGATAATGGAGCAAACCAGGGAGAAGGGAAGAGGGGAAATGATCATGATATAGATATGACTAACAAAGATAATGACTTGGCTGAGGGATCCAAAAATAATGATCATGATGGTTCGAGTAATCATAATGGGGTGGATGGTATGCAAGAGCAATGTGCTTCTCTAGAGGCTATTCAATTTGGATCAATGGATACAAAACTAGCCTCTCCAGGTAACCTCCATGATGCAAAAAATTTGGACCAAAATGACTTTGTTTTCTCTCCTATATCTCATATTCATTTTAGTACACTAAATGACAATATGGACGTGGTATCGCATGCAGATTTCCTTCACAGAGGCTCCACCTCGGGATCGGCGGGTCTCAGCAAGGTCAGCGCTGGGCGGCGGGCTGTCATTGGACAGCAGCTGCCAGAAGCCAGCCTGGCGCAGCAAGCAGCCAACGACAAGCTGCAGGCTGGCCGACTTTCGCCAGGACTGAAGCCGCATGCAGAGAGGTTGTCCCCGGCTGGGCGCTGGATCTTCTGTGCAGAGGAAGGCCAGTTCAGCGTATGTACCGACGCAATCCAGGCCACAGAAGATTGGCACTGGCCTATCAGCTGTGCATGCGCCATGTGA